A stretch of DNA from Cupriavidus taiwanensis:
CCGCTATCCAGACTCCCATGCCCGTAGCAGGTGAATGGCGATGGCTAGAGGTCAGCGTACCGGGGGAGAAGGTCTTGGTCGACAAGTCGCACCTCAATACTGTTCGCCACCCTTACGTGATCAGGAATCAGGTCCGAAAACACTTGATCGACGACACTGATGATGATCGTCCCGATTTGACACTGCTCTCTTATGACAGGAACGAGAGCACCCGCTTCCGGTACCTCACCTTGTGTGGCGGAGCGCGGCAGATAGATCATGTTGCCGACGCCAGGGCGATCGCGAAACACCTTCTTGGTCATATACGACTGAGCGTGCGCAGTAATTAGCAAGGGCGACCAAATGACGGCGGCTTGTTCCACAACGTAGACGAACTGCGGGGTGGTAATTGCCGGGTCGACTCTCGCCCTAAGATTGACAGTCCACGGGCGAAGTCCGCCGATCAAATACTTCAGCCCAGCGGCCTGGGCACCGTCTTGCCCATTCCAGAGGCCGACGTCACATGCCGTGGCCTTTCCGCTATTCATCGTCCGGAGGACCGCGAGCGCCGCTGGCTTGATTCCAGCATCTCCAAAGGCCTCATACCGCAATGCTTCATCCTTGCTGTCGCCGCCCAGGTACCACTTTCTGAACGACGGCCCCAAGGTCTGGATCACGCGGATGAACCTGCCCAGTTGATCCAACTGATCCTGGAGAGACGGGGAGACGGGTGGGCGAATGAGAACAGCAATTTCGGGGAGCAGTGTGCTCGTCATGGTTCAAAGACCGTTTCCAAGCCTGGATAGTGGACCGAGAATAGCGAAGCAAAGTGGGAGTAGCTCTTGGGCTCCATGAAGTACCAACTTAGCCTACAGGTGGCCGTGGCAGCGCGACCGCGTACTGTGTACCCGCTTGTCGGATCAGGCCGTTCTCCCCGCCCGGATTGCTTGCCCACCACTCCTTCGGCAATCCGTACTCGTCAAGAAACTACGTGGGCCCAAGAATCGCCGCATGTCATTCTGACTCGCCTGATGCAAGCAACTGTCAGGAGAATAGCTTTGAGACGATGAATCTTGAGTTCAATCAAGTTTTCTCTCATCTTAGATTTGTCTGCACCCTGGGTTCCTTATCCCACGCTATAGAACAATCGTTCTGTACTCTGAGGGGATATTGTGAGCGCACACCCAGCCAGAAACTTATGCGGCAAGGGAATTGTGTGCGGAGGGACAGTCAATGCCTGACGTTCGATCCGCTCTCCTTGACGGCGACGCAACAACCACTGGCGGCCATCTGGTCAGTACTGAGCCGTTTATGACACACCTTGGCAAGAGAGTTGCCGTGCACGGCACCTTTGCCACTTGTCCCAGGTGCAAGGAAGGAGGACCGGCGCTCAATAACTGTGAGCCCGCCTTTACGATCATGGGGAAGACGGTGCTGGTTGAAGGTGCCCGTGTCTACTGCAAATGCGCTTCCAAACCCTATGTCATCGCATCGCAGAAGACATTCACCATCGAAGTGGGTTCGATCGAGCAAACAAGTGCGAACGACCTGTCCGGTGAGCACATGCTGCCAGAGTCTCGACAGAAGCTCGTGGACACATCGACGGATTCCCTCGGGGACGATGCGGACCGCATCTGTCCGAATATGAGCAATGCCGAGTTCCAAGCTCATATCATGCGCCTAAAGCCCTTAGCTCGGTTGCGGCAAGGCAAGTCGAATTGCAGAGATGGCATACCACCGATCAGCAATGGTTCAGACAGTGGTTCGGGACCACCGAGGCCACGGCGCGTAATGAGATTGCTACGGGCCTGCAGCGGATGAATGCCGTGCTGACCGGCCTGACGCCCGCCAACTTCATCCGCTACTCGCCGGAAAAAATGCGACATGTTGGCTGCGTATCTCGCGAGCATAACGTCGGTATGGTCGCGGAGGTATGCGCCCCGGATACCGCGACGCATACCATCGCCATACGTTTGGACTTCTACACACTACGGTCGCGCCACCGAAGCTTCGATTCTCAGCTGCTAACCCTGGTGCACGAGGTATCCCACTTTGCTGACGTATTCGGATCTCTTGACCATTGGTACTCTACGCATAAGGCAAAGGCTCGAGCCAGAATCCAAGACCCAAGGACTATAGAAAATGCCGACAACATCGCGGGTTACATTGTCTGTTCTGAGTAAGGCGCTCGTAGCGCTATGGATCTTGTATGCGGCCATTGGGAACGTTCATGCCTGTAGGCCTGGTCGTTCGCTGGACTTATCGTTTCTCAACGAGTCGGCCGATCTGACCGCTGGGGAAGCGCTGCGACTAGCGAGTTGGATCGCGGATTTGAAAGCGAGCTTTCCGAACTATGAAGCCTTCTTCATCGCCGGCCATGTTGACAGTTCGGAGAAGGGCGGGAAGCGCTTGGCAGAGCAGCGCTCTGCTACAGTCAGTCGATTTTTGGTGGGCAGTGGTTTCAGCGCTGACCGCGTCCATTTGGCAACGGCGGGGACCAGCTTCAGCCGCCCGATCGAGGGTCTGGCTAGCCGCTCGACATCCATTGATTTCATCCCTGCTTGCCCGAATCAATGCTGCACTTTGCCGACTCACAAGGCGGAGGAGCTAGGAGAGCCGATGCCGGGTGGTTAAGGCTACCGCTTTTCTACCACCCCTGTTACGGACCCTGCCACGACAGCTTACGACTGCGGGAGCGTGCCGTGGGATCGCTCTGCAGTAGAGGGAACAACTGCGCGGCACGGCGGCTGCGGATCAATCAGCTATCGATTCCCCCTCCCCGACCTTTCGTGGCATTCCGCCAGGGGAAAGCAACTCCAGCCGCGCAATATCGAAGCGCTCACACTCCGCCTTCAACCACGAAGAGAAAATGGTCACGCGCCGATCCTCAGGATCACGAGAAAGCAGCATGTAGCGCGCCGGCGCGCGAACATGCTTGCCGAAGACATCCACCAGCCGCCCGCTCCTGAGCTCGTCGTAGACCAACGCCGTACGTCCCATCGCCACCCCCTGGTGGTTCAATGCCGCGCTGATGGCAAGGCTCGACAGATTGAATTGCGGCCCCGCCAGATGCGCCATCCATGCCGGATGAAACGCCTCAAGCCATGTGCGCCATTCCACGAACTCGGCTGCGCCGACCCATGGCGATGCGTCATGCAGCAACTCGACGCCGTCGAGCGACACCCCGTCGGATAGTCCAGGATGCTGCGCCAGATACTCGGGGGTGGCTACCGGAATCAGGTACTCGTCCAGCAAGACGTCCGCGTGCAGCTGGCTGTAGCGGACCGGGTCGTAACGCACTGCCACGTCAATGTCTTCCGCTTCCATCGATTGCCTGTCCAGGGCCTGGAACTCGGCTTTCAGGCGCACGGACACATCCGGCTGCTCGCGGTGAAACTCGGTCAGGCGCGGCATCAGCCATTGCAGCGCAAACGACGGCAGGCAATTGACCTGCAACGGCGCGTTTGGCAAGCCGAGCCGCTGGATGGTCTGTTGGATGTCATGCAGTGCGCGCGTCGTGGTCTCGAACAGCGCCTCGCCCTTTGGCGTCAGTTTCAGGCCCCGCGGCTGGCGCACGAAGAGCATGTAGCCGAGCCGGTCTTCCAGCTGGCGAATCTGCTGGCTCACCGCGCTTTGGGTGAGGCTCAGGGATTCGGCAGCCTTGGTGAAGCTCAGCAGGCGTCCCGCGGCTTCGAAACAGCGCAGCGCGCCGAGTACAGAGGAGTCGAGCATTGGGATTAGCCAAGCTAATGCATGCGTTAGAAACGATCGCTATTCTTGCACGACTGCGGCGCCTAGGATCCTCTCCCATAACGCATTCCTTGGAGAAGGACTTGATGAGCACCCTGCCGATGCCCGCAGAGCTATTAGCGCGACTTCAATCGAGACAGCCGCTGCTTTGGCTGAATCCGAGGCTGGGGCAACCCTTGCCGGCTTCCGCGCCGTCGACAGAACTTATCGAGGCAGCCGAGGCACGTCTTGCGCGCTGCGCACCGCTCATGGCCACGCTGTTTGCCGAACTGGTGCCGAGCCATGGGCAAGTGGAATCGCAACTGATGCCTGCCACCGCGCTCCAGCACGCGCTCATTGGCTCCGATGGCGCCGAGGGCGCGTGGTTCATCAAGCGAGACGACGAGCTGCCGATTGCCGGTTCCATCAAGGCGCGCGGCGGCTTTCATGAAGTCCTGGCGATTGCCGAGTCCATCGCGATTGAGCATGGCATTCTCGACCCGAATGGTGATCGCCGCGTGCTCGCGACGGCGGAAGCGCGCGCGCTGTTCTCGCAATACTCGATGACGGTCGGCAGCACCGGCAACCTCGGCTTGAGCATCGGCGTAATGGCGGCTGCGCTCGGATTCGATGCGGTGGTGCATATGTCCGCCGACGCCAAAGCGTGGAAGAAGGACCGTCTGCGCAAGCGCGGCGTGCGCGTCGTTGAACATGAGGGCGACTACGCAGAAGCTGTTGCAGCAGGCCGGGAGCAGGCGTTGGCGGCGCCGCGCTGCCATTTCGTTGATGACGAACGCTCCGCCCTGCTCTTCTTTGGATACGCCGCCGCAGCCCGTCACCTGGCACGCCAGTTGGCCGAGGCCGGCCGCGTCGTGGATGCCGCGCATCCGCTCTTCGTCTACCTCCCCTGCGGTGTCGGCGGCGCGCCCGGTGGCATCACTTTCGGACTCAAGGCTCTGTTCGGCGAACATGTGCACTGCTTCTTTGCCGAGCCCGTGGCCTCGCCGTGCGTGCTGGTGCAGTTGGCCTCAGGTGCGGACACGCCCGTATCCGTCTACGACATCGGCCTCGATAACCGGACCGATGCCGATGGCCTCGCCGTCGGACAGGCATCCCATCTGGTCAGCCCGTTGATGGCCTGCCAGCTCGCCGGCGTGTTCACCGTCCCCGACGATCAACTCTACGTTCAGTTGCTCGCGCTCAAGACGTCGATGGGCGTGGAAGTCGAACCTTCAGCGGCGGCCGGCATAGGTGGCCCAGGCTGGTTGGGCGGCTCAGCCGAAGGCCAGGCGTATGTACGCGATCACGGGCTCGACATGCGCGATGCAACGCATGTGATCTGGGCCACCGGTGGTTCGCTGGTTCCGAGTGATGAGCTTCGCAGGTTCCAGGCTTACGCGGAGACGCTGGCAGGCCGTTAGTCTGGCGCGATGAAATAGATCGGTCCCTTTCGTCTGGTCGCCTTTCGTCTATGGGACGTGCACTCATTGGTAGTCGCTAGCGGAAGTGTTGTTGCTTAGCCTAATCAATGGTGCTGAACACACCGCTTACAGCGACTCAGCCACGCTCGACAGTCCGTGGTTCTTTGCGTCCATAGCTCTCGCTATGGCCGGGTAACGCGCAGTCATACAAGACCCGCAAGGGGAAAACTGCGGGCCGTCTGTGAGCGGTGTTCAAGTGCCTGGCCGCCCTATGAACAGGGCGAAGTAACAATCTCACAGGAGTTGGCTATGGCGAAAGGATCTGCTGGTGCGCAGGTACGCACCATCAAGGCTGGGCGCACTTTTTACCCGGTTGCTGCAGGCAGCAATAATAGATTTTCTGAGCTACGGGCAATCCCTTGGATTCGATTGCGTGGTATTTGGCTGGAGAGAGCTGGTTTCAGCGTTGGACAGCTACTGAAAGTTCAGGTAGGCCACAAAAAGGTCGTGATTTCCGTAGAGTGAGGCACGCGGCGAGGTTGGTGGGAATCAACGGAACGGCTCCTACCGACCCTTCTGCGCCGTTCGAATCTTCCTCAACACGATGACGGCTATCCGAGTCCAACGGTCATCCGCCCTAATGCTGCTTCGGTAGACGGTCGCCATTTCAGTCATTCGGCAATCAGCGCGCCAACGGCAGAAAAGGCCAAGCAGCTATCACCGGTTGCCATGCCTACGGCCGCCTACCACCGCGGATTCAGCCGACCACTATCCGAAATTACCCTGTACTCATACTTGTCCGGCGCCATCACCCGGCCACTGCCTCCATTTCCGCCCTGCGCCCCTCCGTAAGGCCGTCCAATACATGACCCGAAGTTCCGAAGACAACTCCGCCTCTTCGATCCTGCATCCAGGTGGGAAGCCGCTCAAGTCAATGCCAAGTTCCACCGCCGCAGCTAGACAGATCACCATGCGCCTCGGGCACGCTGAACGCATCTCCGCGCGATAGAGGAAGAGCAGCGCGGCCTGGTAGCCGATACCGTGACGCCTGGACAGGTGCCGAGCCTGCCGTGCTGTAGTACCGCGCCAGTCACGCATCTCGCGCAAGATGTCGCCAAGGCGGTCGATCAACCGGTCTTCGCTCCCAATGCGATGCCGGACACGAGTCTTCTGCTCCGCCACGACCGGGCGCTCTCGGATATCCCGAATGTGGAGAGCAGGCTCGGCCGGCCACCGAAACACATTCACGGGGGAACTCACGCCTGTACGTGGCCGGGCCAGGGAGCGCCGGAGCTTGCTCGTTGCCTGAGGAGGAACTTCTGGATCTTGCCGGTCGACGTCCTGGGAAGGTGGCCGATGACTACTTTCTTCGGCGCCTTGAAGTGCGCCAAATGGGCGCGGCAATGTTCGATCAGTTCGCGCTCGCCGACCCTGGCGCCATCGACGACTTCGACAAAGGCGCATGGCGTCTCCCCCCAACGCTCGTCCGGCTGGGCGACGACGGCTGCCACGCGCACCGCAGGGTGCCGGTAGAGCACCTCTTCAACCTCCAGTGAGTTGATATTCTCTCCGCCCGAAATGATGACGTCCTTGGAACGGTCCCGGATCTGTACATAGCCATCCGGGCAGACGACTGCGAGGTCACCCGAGTGGAACCAGCCGCCGGCAAAAGCTTCCGCCGTGGCCTCGGGGTTCTTCAGGTAGCCCTTCATCGTCATGTTGCCGCGGAACATGACTTCGCCGATGGTCTTCCCGTCCCACGGCACCGGCACAAGGGTTTCGGGATGCAGCACGGCCATGCCTTCCTGTGCGGTGTAGCGGACGCCTTGCCGTCCTTTTCGTTCCGCCAGCGCACCGATGCCGAGTTCCTCCCATTCGGGCTGCTCCACGCAAACCGCCGCGGGGCCGTAGACCTCAGTCAGCCCGTAGATCTGGGTGATCCTGATCCCCATGCGCATCAGGCCTTCGATCACCGGGATCGGCGGGGGGCGCCGCCGATGAGTCCGTGGACCGGATGGTCGATGCCCGCCTTCCACGCTTCGGGTGCGTGGGCAAGCATCGCATGCACGATCGGCGCCCCGCAGTAGTGCGTGACCTGGCACTCGCGAATCGCATCGAGCACGGCGGCGGCCTCCACCCGCCGCAGGCAGACGCTGGTACCGGCGTTGGCAGCCAGCGTCCAGGCGAAGCACCAGCCATTGCAGTGGAACAGCGGCAGCGTCCACAGGAAAACGGGGTGCCGGGGCATGCCCCAGTCGAGCATGTTCGACAGCGCAGCCAGATAGGCGCCGCGATGGTGGTAGACCACGCCCTTTGGGTTGCCTGTGGTGCCGGAGGTATAGTTGAGGGCGATGGCCTGCCATTCGTCGACGGGCTCGCCGCCCTCCCAGTGCGGATCGCCCCCGGCCAGGAAGCCCTCGTATTCGATCTCCGCCAGCCTGCGGCCCGCTTCGACGGCGGGATCGACGATGTCGATCACCAGCGGCTTGTTGTCGAGCAGCGCCAGTGCGGCTTCGACTACGTCAGCGTACTCCGTGTCGGTGACCAGCACCTTTGCATCCGCGTGCCTGAGCATGAAGGCGATGGCGGCCGCGTCCAAGCGCACGTTCAACGTGTTCAGCATGGCGCCGCTCATGGGCACGCCGAAATGCATCTCCAGCATCTCCGGCGTGTTGGCGGCCATCACGGCCACCGTATCGCCAGTCATGACGCCGGCAGCCACCAGCGCCGACGCGAGGCGGCGGCTGCGTTCCAGCATTGCCCGCCAGCTCGTGCGGCGCTCGCCGTAGACGATGGCTGTACGCTCAGGGTAGACCTCGGCCGTCCTGCGCAGGAAGGAGATCGGCGTCAGGGGCAAGAAGTTGACCGGGCTGCGCTCCAGCCCATCCGCGCTGTGTTCGACGTGTTCCATGGATTGCCTCACTGGCTGCAGCCTTGCGTCAGTGCATTACGTCGCGGGAGATGATCATCCGCTGGATCTCGGAGGTCCCCTCAACGATCTCGAGCACCTTGGCATCCCCGAACGCGCGCGATACCGCGTACTCCGTCATGATCCCGTTGCCGCCGTGGATCTGCACGGCCTGATGGGCCGCCTCCATGGCCTTCTCGGTTGCGAAGAGCTTTGCCATCGAGGCCTGCCGATCGTAGGGCCGGCCCTCGTCCTTGGCCACCGCGGCGTCGTAGAGCATCAGGCGGGCAGCGTGCGCGTGGGTCGCCATGTCGGCCAGCTTGAACTGCAGCGACTGGAACTGGTTGAGCGTCTTGCCAAACGCTGTGCGCTCGCTCATGTAGCGGATGGAGCGTTCCAGCGAGCCCTCCAGGATGCCCAGGCCCAGCGTTCCGATCAGGATGCGGCCGGTGCTCACCTGTGACAGGGTCTGTCTAAGGCCGGCCCCGAGCTCGCCGAGCAGGTGCTCGGCAGGAATGGTGCAGTCCTCGAAGAACAGCTCGAATGTGGTCGATCCGCGCCAGCCGATCTTGTGAAGCTTCTTGCCATGGCTGAAGCCGGGCGTACCGTTCGGCACGATGAAGTTCGAAATCTCCTTGCGGCCGTCGGGCCGGGTTCCAGTCACCGCCGCAATGACGATCGGGCCGGTGATCTCGGAACCCGAGTTGCTGATGAAGGTCTTGGCGCCATTGACGACCCAGCAGCCATCCTTCAGCACGGCGCGGGTCTGGATATTCGCAGCGTCGGAACCGGCGTTCGGCTCTGTCAGGCCGATGCAGCCGACCTGCGTGCCCGTCAGGATCGGCCGCAGGAACCGCGCCTTCTGACCGTCGGTGCCGTAGTTGTTGAGCAGGCTGGCCGCTGTCGAATTGGCCATGATGGCTACCGCCACGGCGCAGTCGACGCGGGCGATCTCTTCCAGCGCAATGGCGAAGCCAAGCCAGTCGCCACCGCTGCCTCCCCAGGCTTCGGGGTAGGGCAGCCCGATATAGCCCAGTTCGCCGGCCCGGCGCCAGATCTCGTAGGGAAAACTCTCCTCTTCCCACAACCGGTGGGCGACCGGTGCGATCTCTTCCTCGGCGAAGCGGCGCACCGCCTCGCGGATCATCTCGTGGTGTTCTGCGATGTATGACATCGTCTTTCTCCTCAATATGATTCCTGCAGCATCGCCAAGTAGTCGTCGACCGTGGCAGTGCGGGGATTGGTGGCGTGGCAGTGGTCCTTTGTGGCGGCGACCGCGATGTCCTCCAACACGTCACGCGGCACGCCCATGACGCCGAGACCAGCCGGCAAGCCGAGACGGGCGTTGAGTTCGCTGATGGCCTGAGCCGGGTTCCCGCCGGCGGGCAGGCCCATGGCCTGTACCAGTGCGGCCTGCTTGGCTTGGGTCGCCGGCTTGTTGAAGCGCAGCACGGCCGGCAGCAGCACGGCGTTCAGCGTGCCGTGGTGCAACGAGACGCCGGGCACCGCGCCCAGCGGGTGCGACAGGGCATGCACCGCACCCAGCCCCTTCTGGAAGGCCAGCGCGCCTTCCATGGCGGCCATCATCATGTTCCAGCGCGCGTCGCGGTCGCAGCCGTCCGCGGTGGCCTTGCCAATATTGGCTAGGCCGCGGCGCAGGCCGTCCAGGGCGATCGCTTCGGCGGGCGGGTTGATGGCCGGCGACAGGAAGGTCTCGATGCAGTGGGCGATGGCGTCCATGCCGGTCGCGGCGGTCAGGGCCGGCGGCAGGCCCAGCGTCAGTTCCGGGTCGCAGATGGCGAGCTTCGGCAGCAGGAACGGACTAAGGAGGCCGAGCTTGCGGCCGGACTCCATGACGATGACCGCGCCCCGGCCCACTTCGCTGCCGGTACCCGCAGTTGTCGGGATGGCCACCAGCGGGGCGGCCCGGCTAGTGATCCGGCTCGCACCGCCTTCCACCGCCGCGTAGGTCTGCAGCGGTGCCGGGTGGGTCGCCAGCAGCGCGGTGGCCTTGCCCAGGTCGATGGGCGACCCGCCGCCCACGGCCACGATGCCGTCGCAGCCGTTGCCGAGGTAAAGGCCGGTCGCCGCGGACACGGCGGCTTCCGTCGGGTTGGGTGGGGTGTCCTCGAAGACGGTGGGAGAGCAATCCGGGCCCAGGGCGTCGAGCACCTTGTCGGCGATACCGGCGGCGCGGATGCCGCGATCGGTGACGATCAGCGGTCGCTGGATGCCCAGGCGCTGCAGCTCGGCCCCCAGCATCCGGATGGCGCCGAAGTCGATGTGGACGGTAGTCAGGTAGTTGATGACAGCCATGTTTTCCTCGTAGATATGTCGATGCGTCAGGCGCGGAACAGCGTCGGGTCCATGCGCGGAAGCGGCTCCGCCACGCGCACCGGCGGGAAGGCCATCAGGTCCAGTACCTGCGACCTGACGTCGATGCCGGGCGCAACCTCCTCCAGCACCAGTCCGTCTGGCGCCACCGAGAAGACTGCGCGCTCGGTGATGACCTTGGCCTCCTGACCGCGCTCGGCCACGTTGCGCCCCAGTGGATAGGTGATCTCGTCCACGCGCTCGACGAACTTGCGCACGCTCCCCTCGCGCCCGACCGACAGGAAGCCGTCGGTGGTGTCGGCGGCGAGGCCGCCGGTGGTGAAGGTGCCGGTGAACAGCAGCTTGCGCGCGTTGTAGGCGATGTCGATGAAGCCGCCCGGCCCCGGATTGGCCGCGCCGAAGCGGCTGACGTTGATGTTCCCGGCCCGGTCGAACTGGGCAAAGGCCAGCGCCGCCATCGGGCAGTTGCCGCCGTCGATGAAGTCGAACTGCGACGGGCCGTCGATCAAGGCCTCCGGATACTTGTTGGCGGAGAATTGCCAGCCGCTCATCACGACGCCGCCGAAGGGGCCG
This window harbors:
- a CDS encoding Imm52 family immunity protein; amino-acid sequence: MTSTLLPEIAVLIRPPVSPSLQDQLDQLGRFIRVIQTLGPSFRKWYLGGDSKDEALRYEAFGDAGIKPAALAVLRTMNSGKATACDVGLWNGQDGAQAAGLKYLIGGLRPWTVNLRARVDPAITTPQFVYVVEQAAVIWSPLLITAHAQSYMTKKVFRDRPGVGNMIYLPRSATQGEVPEAGALVPVIREQCQIGTIIISVVDQVFSDLIPDHVRVANSIEVRLVDQDLLPRYADL
- a CDS encoding M35 family metallo-endopeptidase, translating into MQRWHTTDQQWFRQWFGTTEATARNEIATGLQRMNAVLTGLTPANFIRYSPEKMRHVGCVSREHNVGMVAEVCAPDTATHTIAIRLDFYTLRSRHRSFDSQLLTLVHEVSHFADVFGSLDHWYSTHKAKARARIQDPRTIENADNIAGYIVCSE
- a CDS encoding OmpA family protein, yielding MPTTSRVTLSVLSKALVALWILYAAIGNVHACRPGRSLDLSFLNESADLTAGEALRLASWIADLKASFPNYEAFFIAGHVDSSEKGGKRLAEQRSATVSRFLVGSGFSADRVHLATAGTSFSRPIEGLASRSTSIDFIPACPNQCCTLPTHKAEELGEPMPGG
- a CDS encoding LysR family transcriptional regulator produces the protein MLDSSVLGALRCFEAAGRLLSFTKAAESLSLTQSAVSQQIRQLEDRLGYMLFVRQPRGLKLTPKGEALFETTTRALHDIQQTIQRLGLPNAPLQVNCLPSFALQWLMPRLTEFHREQPDVSVRLKAEFQALDRQSMEAEDIDVAVRYDPVRYSQLHADVLLDEYLIPVATPEYLAQHPGLSDGVSLDGVELLHDASPWVGAAEFVEWRTWLEAFHPAWMAHLAGPQFNLSSLAISAALNHQGVAMGRTALVYDELRSGRLVDVFGKHVRAPARYMLLSRDPEDRRVTIFSSWLKAECERFDIARLELLSPGGMPRKVGEGESIAD
- a CDS encoding D-serine ammonia-lyase, giving the protein MSTLPMPAELLARLQSRQPLLWLNPRLGQPLPASAPSTELIEAAEARLARCAPLMATLFAELVPSHGQVESQLMPATALQHALIGSDGAEGAWFIKRDDELPIAGSIKARGGFHEVLAIAESIAIEHGILDPNGDRRVLATAEARALFSQYSMTVGSTGNLGLSIGVMAAALGFDAVVHMSADAKAWKKDRLRKRGVRVVEHEGDYAEAVAAGREQALAAPRCHFVDDERSALLFFGYAAAARHLARQLAEAGRVVDAAHPLFVYLPCGVGGAPGGITFGLKALFGEHVHCFFAEPVASPCVLVQLASGADTPVSVYDIGLDNRTDADGLAVGQASHLVSPLMACQLAGVFTVPDDQLYVQLLALKTSMGVEVEPSAAAGIGGPGWLGGSAEGQAYVRDHGLDMRDATHVIWATGGSLVPSDELRRFQAYAETLAGR
- a CDS encoding SymE family type I addiction module toxin: MAKGSAGAQVRTIKAGRTFYPVAAGSNNRFSELRAIPWIRLRGIWLERAGFSVGQLLKVQVGHKKVVISVE
- a CDS encoding acyl-CoA dehydrogenase family protein, coding for MSYIAEHHEMIREAVRRFAEEEIAPVAHRLWEEESFPYEIWRRAGELGYIGLPYPEAWGGSGGDWLGFAIALEEIARVDCAVAVAIMANSTAASLLNNYGTDGQKARFLRPILTGTQVGCIGLTEPNAGSDAANIQTRAVLKDGCWVVNGAKTFISNSGSEITGPIVIAAVTGTRPDGRKEISNFIVPNGTPGFSHGKKLHKIGWRGSTTFELFFEDCTIPAEHLLGELGAGLRQTLSQVSTGRILIGTLGLGILEGSLERSIRYMSERTAFGKTLNQFQSLQFKLADMATHAHAARLMLYDAAVAKDEGRPYDRQASMAKLFATEKAMEAAHQAVQIHGGNGIMTEYAVSRAFGDAKVLEIVEGTSEIQRMIISRDVMH
- a CDS encoding iron-containing alcohol dehydrogenase; translation: MAVINYLTTVHIDFGAIRMLGAELQRLGIQRPLIVTDRGIRAAGIADKVLDALGPDCSPTVFEDTPPNPTEAAVSAATGLYLGNGCDGIVAVGGGSPIDLGKATALLATHPAPLQTYAAVEGGASRITSRAAPLVAIPTTAGTGSEVGRGAVIVMESGRKLGLLSPFLLPKLAICDPELTLGLPPALTAATGMDAIAHCIETFLSPAINPPAEAIALDGLRRGLANIGKATADGCDRDARWNMMMAAMEGALAFQKGLGAVHALSHPLGAVPGVSLHHGTLNAVLLPAVLRFNKPATQAKQAALVQAMGLPAGGNPAQAISELNARLGLPAGLGVMGVPRDVLEDIAVAATKDHCHATNPRTATVDDYLAMLQESY